The genomic stretch TACctttatttatgttttgttgGGTAAATATGTTTGCTTATTTATATCTCTAATATGCTTCATATATCCTGCATATCCATAATCCCGCAGTATTTAGCTTAATCAGATTGGTTGAGTTGATTTCGCTCGGTCACTCTCTAGCTTTTCATTTTTTCGTCTGCTTTCTATTGTATGCAGGGGGTTGGGGTCCTTTCCATCTTGGTTTTGCAGGCAACACTGATCCCGAGCCCGGTAGGTGTCGTCGAACAGATGGAAAGAAATGGCGGTGTTCTAGAGATGCTGTTCCCGATCAGAAGTACTGTGAAAGGCACATCAACAGAGGCCGCCATCGTTCAAGAAAGCCTGTGGAAGGCCAGACTGGCCGTGCTGCTTCTGGAATCGCCGCCTCCAAGGCGGTTCCGGTCGCTTCTTCCTCCTCGTCGACGCCAGTGATACCCAGTGGCGGGGCGTCCAACAGCTTTAGCGCTGTGCAGCACCAATTCAAAAACATGCAGCAATGCTCTGCCAATCCATCCACTGACCATCTCACTAGCAATAGGTAAATACGCCTTTTTTAAATGTCGCCTTTTGGATACAACTTCACCTATTGAAATGCAAGATATAGAAAAAGTAGAATCTGGTAATGCCCTGTTaccttttcttattttaaagaGCCAATTGTTTCATCATTGCTTTAGTGAAAGCAACTAGCCCTAGAAGAAACATAGCTCGAGATTCCTTCCCTAGGAAGACTTCATCATGACCACGAAGTCCAACgccaatttaatttattctatgtAGCAGGATTTTGCATTTTCAACTTCTCCACATAcagtttccttttctttttcctttacaTTATAATAAGAAATCTTTTCTgacaaatatgttttttttttagtactattgagtctgttacaatgtaatatctgtccATAGCTTAATTATCTTACTAATGTGAACTCATGTGGCAGAACACAAGGCCTCTCTGTGATATCTCCTAGCTTTAATTTGAAGTCCAAGGACTCGGCAATCACGATTCAGAAGCAGCAGAACCCTTTGGAAGAATCCGCTCACTCAGAGTTTGGATTTCTCTCGTCAGATTCACTTCTCAATCTCTCGCAAAAGTCCCATGTAAATTCTAAAAACTCTGGCACTCTCGATTTCAATTGCCACGTAGCAAACGAGCAACATCCGGTTCACCATTTCACTGATAGCTGGACCAAGGAACAGTCGGGCTGCGCTTCTGTTTCCTGGCCAGAATTGAAACCGGACTGGACTCAGCTGTCAATGTCCATCCCTATGACTGCCTCAAATTTTTCGTCCTCCTCGAGTTCCCCTAGGCAAGAGAAACACAGTCTTTCACCCGCGAATTTATCTTGTCAGCTCGACCCGACCCAAGCGGGGGGAATTGGTGAGCTGATGCAGAAGACGTCGAACTGGTTGCCAGTCTCGTGGGGGAACTCGATGGGTGGTCCATTAGGCGAGGTCTTGAATAGTACTTCTGGTGGCAGTGGTGGAACAGGCAAGAACTCGTATAATCTGAACCTAATGACAGAAGCGTGGGACAGTAATCCACACTTTGGATCGCCCCCGTCTGCTGACCTGCAAAAATCCGACCTTTGTCTCACTCTCAAACAGCAGTTCGGGAAGCAGTCCCAAGATGACAAGAAGACaggagctgctgctgctctcgAGGATGGGATGGGGGACGAGGCGATTGGCTCGAGCCTAGTAAGTTCGGTATATTCAATCAACGTTTGTCTGTAATGGGGTCGGGAAACTGAGAGCCATGGAAGAGTTGATGGAAGGTGACTTAAGTTCTtgagaatttatttatttccctTGCAgtctttcctttttttaatgTATGTGTTCTGCGTTGTTTTTGAAGCAGACTTTCCAGATTAACTTCAAGAGGGTGCAGCcatctatatttattttattgttgttatcGTACTCCGACATTGTTTCCCagaattatattaaatgtttGTTTCATGTTTTCCGAGATCTCACACTCAATCCTCCTTCAACTCTGTTCTTCCCCATCACCATCTTCCTAAATCATAGTCTGAGCATTCTGTTTGCACGGGTTTAATTCATTGGTTCAATAGGCAGTATTAGGAGAATAGTCTGTGCATTTTGTATGTAAGAAATGAGAGTTTGGGAAtagaagtttttaaaatttcctGTAACCACCCATGATCCCCAGTTCTGAGGGTGGTTTTTGCTAATCTTTTTGGCATGAGTGGCTGTGcacttttgtattttaaaataggTCTGAGTTTGAACCTActcttatatgaaaaaattaatttgatcagCACTTTGCATTTAGTTGGGCCGACCAGACGCGAACAAAGATTAGTAAGAGTATGGTACGAACTGACTAGATGCGAACAAAGATTAGTAAGAATATGGTACGAACTTAAAAGTGTCTCTTACAGTTAGGATTTGCTTAGAACATTTCATGgcctaacaaaaaaaaaactttcttaTAAGAAAGTGTatcttattttgattttgtattttccttaagagttaattccatttttggtcctagatttataggtgtcgttccacttttagtccttttttttcaaatcatCCTATATTGGTCCTAgttttattgtggcatgaccatttttggtcatccgttaACAAAACCGTTAAACTGGCGTTAACTATGAGGATAGTTTTGCCTTTTTGGTACaaagtgtatatttttatttttattacaaaaaaaatccctaatttctgaatacattttcatcttcaatttcttccGCAGTACACGTATCACGTAGTCGTAACAACCGTCTCCCGCAACACCGCCTCAGGCAGCAGCATCGCAGAACAGCTCGCGCACAGCATCCTTAAATTCTTCATTTCAATCATTAAGCATTTGAAGGCATAATGAACTTTAGGAATTCGTATCCACATATTCAAAGTAAAGCACAAGACTTGAAAACTGAAATTGCTTTGAAATTAATGACAGTACCGCTGTTGCCTGAGGCGGTGCTCCAGGAGACGACTGTTACGACTACGCAATACGAGTGTTAcggaagaaattaaagaagacaAAGTATTCAGAAATTAGggatttttgattttttgtaatacaaatgaaaaaaatacactttgtattaaaaagacAAAACTATCCTCATAGTTAACGGCAATTTAACGGTTTtgttaacggaggaccaaaaatggtaatGCCATAATAAAACTAGGACCAATATAGGatgatttgaaaaaaaaggactaaaagtggaacgacacctataaatctgggacaaaaaaaaaaattaactctttCCTTAACAAGCAGCACATGCATAAAAGCAACATCCATGCATATGCATATGCATCGCACGTACATAAAGTTTCTTAAAATTGAGATCTTTCTTTATCTTCTGGCCATTAACTTTCTTTAaagttgattaaaaaaaaaaaaaaaaaaaaagggtgttGCGGATGCTTTAGATGTATACTTGTATAGTCCGAAAAATTTATCTAGATTAAGTTATTAAGAcagtttatttgataattaaaaaattttaaattcatcacGGATAAGAGTTATGCaaaccaaacattaatattttatatcctTCTGAAATTGTAACGCCTAATTAGTTTTTCCAATACAGAGGATATTCTAAAATCTCTACTATACAAGAGAACGTTTTGAACTCAGGACCTCAATCTCTTAAAGAAGGAGAATATATAGGCGCTCACACCAACCAAACTAGTTAAAATAGACATTAATGGACAATATATAAGTGATTTGGATCTCCGCCCCCTCCCGCCTCTCGCCGGATGTCCAACTCCACTTTTGGTGTCCATCAATCGGAAAGCTAAGCTATATATCACCCTCGGGCCTCATCGGAATCGCCTTTGGTGTTAATATTCAGGCAAGCGAATCGCTGTAACGAAGAGAAAAACGCTGCCGTAACGCCGCTAATCAGCCTCGCCGCCACCGCATCAGCCTTCTTGGTCACGATGGTACAGGCCGTGGTCGGGTTTTCCGGCGTTACAGGAGGCGGCGTTAAGGCGGAACTACTATTTCGATCAGAGCACCAGCTCATGCTTCTGTAGTTGTGCCTTTCTTCACTAAAGAGACAGAATTTTGAGTCCTCAGCTCTCAAGAGTAAATATATACGAGACATTAATGCGTTTTGATTAAGGTTTGTATAACGTTTGTAGCAAGTTAAACTATGATTAAGACAATGCAAGATAGTTTTTAAGGAAAGAATTTTACAATTTGAGAATCGGGAGTACAACAACataagttaaaattttcaacttgAAGTTCAGATACTATGTGTATCAAAACATAATTCAACTGATTGATCAATGCAAATAGTGttgataattttgtataattagaAATTAGGTTCAATTCACATGTAGCAATTTACTATTACCATAGCCAATAGGCGTCTGGTCCATAGGTTCGAGTCGTATAACTGGAATCCCGACTTTTAGTGGTCAATAGGCGTTTGTTATAAAACATATGCTTTTTTTCTCTTACAACATAAGCAAATGGTTCTTTGTGTACTATCTAGTGTTTAGCAATTTACTTTTTGGACAATCCAAGATAGTTTTTAAGGAAAGAAttctacaaataaaatttaagaattggCTAACCTGGATACAATTTGGATCAATTACAACAACATAAGTGAAGTTTAGGACCTTCTGTTCCTAGAATATAACTCAACTGATTAATTAATGCATGAAGATTGATAATTATGTATAGCAGAATGTCCCGAAGTGTAGGTTCGATTCATATATGACAATTTACTTCCTCCACTAGGACTCAAAGATAGGACAAGTGGAAATGTAGAGGGGTGCATTGAAGTTAAGGTGGCACCAAAAGCCAAGGACTATCAACAATGTGCAAACACAAAGAAAGGCAAGCAGTGATTGCCGCAGAGGATTTCCACCTCACATACTCCAAAGCTTCTGCACCCTTATCCTGCACAGCATCAACTCTTCTGCTTAAACTCTGCGAAAACCTTTCTATCATAACCTCCTGCAAAGATTTCATGGTCTCAAAGGTAACCTTCCCtgtcaaatcaagaaaaaaccTTTTGTTCCCAGGCACAGACAGAACATTATTGTTGTTCTTGtcctcttcatcatcatcttcatggCTGGCTTTCATTTGTTTCCTATGATTAATCCCACTGGTGAGAACTTGATGAGATGTTGTGACAAATGTCTCCACCCCGCCATGGCAGACCGCCACCAGCATGTCTTTCACTCTTGTTTCGTGCTTCGGGTTAGTCAATCCAGCGAAGATTTGATCGTAGGTGTTGATGTTCATCGTCTTCTCCAGATACACTGTTACAGCTGTGCTGACAAAGAGACGCACGAAATCCCCAATTAGTTCTCTGCATTTTTCGTCGCAGAGAACATTATTTACCCACCCGGGTAGTGGCTCTGAACTAATAACCCTGTCTGATGATGAGAAAAACGCCATGGCCAAATTCTTAGCAAAGCTCCCCACAACCACAGACGCAAAACCTGAGCCACTATCCGTGAACAGCTTATCCAAAACGCGATCAATGCAGCCAGAATCTCCCGTTTTGTGCGGATAGGTTTGAAGAATTCCGGTGGTTATAGCGGCGGTGATTTTGACCAGAGACTCTGAGACCTCATCGGATTTTGCAATCTTTGAAATCTGTCTTAAACTAGTGGGGATTTGATCGGAATCTGAATGTATGAAATCCTTGAAATCTTTAGAGAGAATTGCAATTGTATCTGTTGAATCAGACACAATATCAGCTAAAGAAGCTAAAGAACTGATGAGTTTCAACAATTTCTCCCTCTTTTTTGCCATGCCAGGTGAATGATAAGTTCTGTATGCACCATAACTAGTGAGACCCAAGATTCCCAGAGCAAGAACCCACTTCTTGTTTCTCCGAGTATAACTCAAACCCTTCTTTACTGTTCCCGAATCCATATAATTCACAGTTTCAACTCTTTCCCCAAAAAACAGAGAATCAGAACAAGAAGAGATGCTAGCGTgtgaaagaaagaagagaacgAAGCAGATCAGATGATAAGCACGGCTTGAATTATGACAGCTATGTCATCCACTCCTCCTCCTCTGTCAACTTCATCCAACTAAATAAATTTGGAATATTTAAACAAAGAGAAATAAATTTGCATTCACTATTTGAGCCCGTGTAATGTATAAATATGACCTTGTAACCCTAGTCAGCAAAGAATCAAACAAGTCTAAAAGGATCATAGACAACTCTCACTAATAATCAAGTTTATAACATTGATATTACTAAATTAATAATCTGACCAACTTAATTGAGTTGTACAGAAAAATTAGTTTTGAATGGAAGATTGGGAGATAAGGATTAGGGAGCACAATGTGTATGCGGCTGGCAGATATGGAGAGTTTGTTCAGTTATTATCAGTTATGACTGGCTGTTGGCACTGATAAATTGTTGGGATAGAGATGCACATGGGGCCGCCCAGCATGTGCATGGTGGATTCTAGAGTCAAATACGTCTGTTTGAAATACGGGCAGTCAAGTCCAGGAAGACGGCGGGGTTCGAGCACAGAGGCTCAAGTTTCAATTGCTATAAGGTAGACCATGATTCGAAAACGGCACTGCTTAAGTAAAGAAACAACCatctttatatttaataaattttcgtATTTTTATGtgctttgaacaaaataaaatgatagtatatttaaaatgaaattgaataatttgtctcacatattgagcaTATATTGACAAataaaactgtaattatatcaaaatgatactttaattgtgttgtaatgaaactatagtgtatatacagtaaaactgaataacactttcacatatttgagtgtatattgtccaataacATCGTAattgaattagaattagaatttaGTGGTGCTATAATAAGACTACAATgtctataaaatgaaattcaatagtaAGTCACATTGTAATAAGactatgtatgtataatgtcaaatgaaattgtagtcgaaacaaaataaaattttaattgtattaaaatgaaactacaatatatCTCAAATTAAACTGAATATgctatataaacataattaattacatGGAAGGAgtatttcttttcattaaaattaCATTGCAGATCAGATGTTAGAAGAAAGTTACAGAGTAGGCCATAGAGTTTTTTTTCCCCTCATTTGAGGCCTGCTTAATGCTTATGCAAGAGGCTTCCTGGATCTTGAAGGAAAATTATCATCAAGCCCAAAGATAGCCATCCAATGGCCCACAACTTGTGTGTTAAGGACAGATATACTTTAATACTTttttctgtcccattttatttgtcttacttactattctttaattaaactatctttttctttataagtattttttaataattttatatttaattttcttttttgtgtgtttaagagtacttttaatttaatttttaaatatataaattttacatactaattctaaacttaatattatgaaaattacaaataacttcagtcaagtctcgttaatcgaacccaacacataaaatgggacgaaaggagtattatatataagagtAGTATGTATACTctcaaattatatttctttacttttattCCCTGATTGTGACAAGCAAgtataaactatttttattatgtggGTCTCCAAAAATGTGTTTACTCAAAAATTTGAGAGTGAAAtagaagttaaaaataaaaaataaagagtctacataatatttttctatatataaacaaaattcaTGTGATGTGGTCGGTGTAGATGAGATGATAGAGATCTATTTTCTACCTTAATCactcccattttttttttatcaaaacaatttaaaagtatgtttaaatataattattttaatttgtaaaatttgaaattatttgaaagtcttatagactttttttttttttactatttaaaatTAACCAATTATGCATTGTTAGAACATAATTATTGAGATGGTAACATTTAGGTAGACCTAAAGctctaaatattattaattaatttattttcacaGAATCTTAGACTTGAGACATTCCATTCCAAAATGTAACCATCAAAGATTCAAAGGTACTTGGCACTATTAACTAATTTAATAAACAAATGAAGCCAAAAGTTTCAGCAATGTTGCCAACTTGCCATAAATAATTACACAAAATGTTACAACCCTATATATGTGTCGGACCATTCAAATACTAGCACATCAAATATTGTGGGAAGGGGAATAACGACTTtgaaaatactacttggactcCCAAGTTATATTCATTACTTTTATTCCCcacacaaaagtttgatgttgacactttcATTGGGACCCACAAAATGAAGATAACTTATTATATCTTGTCACGCCACGAAGTAAAAGTGATGAAGTATAAAATGGGAGTTCATAGAACTCTAACAACTAAGGTTGGTATTGATCATGCTAGACCCCCTAGTATTGCCAGAGTTAGAGGCTAAATTATTCTCGTTGGGAAATTATTATTGACTTTCAATAGCTCAACACTCAACTTAAATCTCGATAATATCACTTccggataatgaacacaagttaAGAGAGCTAACTAATTGAGTTGGAAGCTTGGCCAGACACACACATGATCTCTAATAATGATCATGATGACGCCACAAGTATTTATAGACATTAAATTTCACGCTAATTAAGACATATCAATGTAGATTATGGGCACTATGAACACATCACTTCATTGTTTGTTATcatttgaatattaattttataacctaaaatatcaattatataaatattaaatttgtaatttatacaAGGGGAGCAATTCAAATATATTTCCACTAAAGCCTAGAGCCTCTCCAAACCCTTCTATTCCATTGCATTTCCATTCAATTCATACAACCAGCTTAAATTTGACCTATAGTTTCATTCATGTTAGGACTATAGTGTTTAGATTAACACAAAcaattatatatctataattaGTGTTTAGAACTCGACTGCATGCATATTCACaccatcaaaaaaaaaaaaaaaaggagtaaaaataaaaatcttcacTGCATCAACTCTTTTATGATTTATCCActctaatttttcttcttcctctacAAACATTCATTTATCTAATTATcctcatttaaatttttatcagAAAATTGCCTATTAGTCGTATGTCGTATTCATTAATTTACTAGCTAACTATTCAATAGTTTAACCTACTTTAAATCTTACTCTCAGAGtttaataaagtttttaatatatGATGGAAGAAATTGACTTcaagataattaaaaattaaaaatgattaataTAAAAGGGAAACGTTATGAATAAGATAAAGACCTGGTAGGATTGCTTTCGAATTACAAACTCTAGTATAAGAATGAGACAAAATGTGTCCCCACAAGAATCaacctatttatacaagaagtTTAATGGCTAACTTAGTAATTCTTAATGTGACTCGGACATTTCCCGAGAGAACTGGATGCTTAGCTTGTAATGGCCATAATAGCTATTGGTTAGCTATGTTCCTTCGACCCAACCCCTTCATCACTAGCTAGCGGACCATCCTAAGCCAACCCCAAGGTCGGCATCAAGATCTAAACTTTAAGTTTGGCCTTGTAGTTGAGCAGCATAGCTGTGgcttctcaaatgagaggtctcagGTTCGAACCCTAGTGTGGTGGTTGACTCTTCGTGCTTACagtgtaacagagtcaatagtactcactGGGTTAGTCGATCTTAAAAGAATCCTAAGAGCCAGGGGAAACCCAATAGAAAACGTGTTTTACGCGTGCGCCGAAAAAAAATACCGGAATGTGGCGGTTGATGGCAACGGTAGGGAGTCCGGAGACGGTGACGGGGCCACGGGAAGGGTGGGCCTAAAATCCTTGAGTTCggtctaataataatatatctattaatataatttctaaatatattattcacaaatactcaattaaatatattatactcCCTAAATAAATTAAGCCAATCCACAAGAAGTCAACACTAGTTTCATAAACGACAACATATTGCAATAATTTGTATTCTCAAAAATACAACCCTGCAATGAAAAcacatgtatacatacatacttactacatatatattactccgtaatatatatagTCTGACATAATATAATactgaaagaaggaaaaaatgatAATGTGAGTCATaacatgtatatatgcatgGCTCGTtacgttattattattaataagatTGAAAAACAGCTAGCTTATAAGAGAACTGCGCTGGCCTCAaactgcggcggcggcggcgctcCGCCGCCAGGAAGAACCGACGCCCACCATGCAAGAGACGAAGGAGACAACGGCGCAAACCCTAACCCCGGACCATTAAACCACCCGAAAACGTCCGCCGCCGACGCCGGAAACTCATCAGCCTCCGAAAATTGTGCGTCACTAGAAAGACCCAGAAACTTCTTCCACTCCgacacattattattatcatcatcgcCGTTATCATCACATCCACTTTCCGGCACCACCGTCGCC from Ipomoea triloba cultivar NCNSP0323 chromosome 12, ASM357664v1 encodes the following:
- the LOC115998161 gene encoding growth-regulating factor 1-like, yielding MDFGLVGIEGMLSGADPAAHGSGKKIKQERSGLGEETWRLSKAPRISSEEDEVDLNGVNPTSLLLRSGDNNGRGHTTMLSFSSSSKSEEIPFLSVNGEDSSASISIPFFQSQPKQGLPSGNVSVYAPGGVNEGTPGGFSLFRGPFTPSQWMELEHQALIYKHLVTNVPIPSSLLVSLKKSLSPYTFSGLSSRSYASNWGWGPFHLGFAGNTDPEPGRCRRTDGKKWRCSRDAVPDQKYCERHINRGRHRSRKPVEGQTGRAASGIAASKAVPVASSSSSTPVIPSGGASNSFSAVQHQFKNMQQCSANPSTDHLTSNRTQGLSVISPSFNLKSKDSAITIQKQQNPLEESAHSEFGFLSSDSLLNLSQKSHVNSKNSGTLDFNCHVANEQHPVHHFTDSWTKEQSGCASVSWPELKPDWTQLSMSIPMTASNFSSSSSSPRQEKHSLSPANLSCQLDPTQAGGIGELMQKTSNWLPVSWGNSMGGPLGEVLNSTSGGSGGTGKNSYNLNLMTEAWDSNPHFGSPPSADLQKSDLCLTLKQQFGKQSQDDKKTGAAAALEDGMGDEAIGSSLVSSVYSINVCL
- the LOC115998315 gene encoding protein PHLOEM PROTEIN 2-LIKE A10-like; this encodes MDSGTVKKGLSYTRRNKKWVLALGILGLTSYGAYRTYHSPGMAKKREKLLKLISSLASLADIVSDSTDTIAILSKDFKDFIHSDSDQIPTSLRQISKIAKSDEVSESLVKITAAITTGILQTYPHKTGDSGCIDRVLDKLFTDSGSGFASVVVGSFAKNLAMAFFSSSDRVISSEPLPGWVNNVLCDEKCRELIGDFVRLFVSTAVTVYLEKTMNINTYDQIFAGLTNPKHETRVKDMLVAVCHGGVETFVTTSHQVLTSGINHRKQMKASHEDDDEEDKNNNNVLSVPGNKRFFLDLTGKVTFETMKSLQEVMIERFSQSLSRRVDAVQDKGAEALEYVRWKSSAAITACLSLCLHIVDSPWLLVPP